One genomic window of Medicago truncatula cultivar Jemalong A17 chromosome 1, MtrunA17r5.0-ANR, whole genome shotgun sequence includes the following:
- the LOC25481898 gene encoding uncharacterized protein, with protein MVSQYEVIRHYKYHVCNCDLIDFILNHPAAGTPVPSNDRVSVTCRYPSDPTVVLGVLSTVFLIVSTVVGYMSLFYPYKGKIVPQGAMLKHFCFSAFFNVALFTTGLAAMFLIWPTITEQLHLTRNVHRDINYTCPTAKTGLFGGGAFLSLDSSLLWLIALMLANNVREDYFEELEGNKGGSHVDVEVDVM; from the exons ATGGTATCTCAATATGAAGTCATTAGACACTATAAATATCATGTTTGTAATTGTGACCTGATTGATTTCATTCTAAACCAT CCTGCAGCTGGAACACCAGTACCTAGTAATGATCGTGTCTCTGTGACATGTCGGTATCCATCTGATCCAACTGTTGTATTGGGGGTTCTTTCAACAGTTTTTCTTATTGTATCCACCGTGGTTGGGTATATGTCTCTGTTTTACCCTTATAAAGGAAAGATTGTTCCACAAGGAGCTATGTTAAAACACTTTTGTTTCTCAGCATTCTTCAATGTTGCATT GTTTACTACTGGATTAGCTGCAATGTTCCTAATATGGCCAACAATCACAGAACAGTTGCACCTTACACGCAACGTGCATCGCGATATCAACTACACATGCCCTACAGCTAAAACCGGACTCTTTGGAGGTGGTGCATTTTTATCTCTTGATTCATCTCTGCTTTGGTTGATTGCACTTATGCTAGCTAATAATGTTCGGGAGGATTATTTTGAAGAACTAGAAGGAAATAAGGGCGGGTCTCATGTTGATGTTGAAGTGGATGTAATGTAA